A window from Scheffersomyces stipitis CBS 6054 chromosome 7, complete sequence encodes these proteins:
- a CDS encoding predicted protein, translated as MLRRTAPLFSRSGVYVRRFVYSSPQITKTVGPILEPLPVSEKKYEAKYERLQTVFTLLKSKKTLSSSVARINQIYLKSGRTFVEDLLEIPGTNIYPFLFHYYKHSSSIRTLLLDGLVKLIIEGKIDSAVELIDHMRVGKIIPVQASVILFNIHLNKSSQDTSKRRQELGKLLIWQTVSTGDVLAAASYLIQFAEAEISVDPEVVKIVLRSIAVHHDSNYLYCCHAIHRLLDVYGATVLSSADSLSALEMLQQKPQALFYANWFFQRIPKLEELFQSNPHKFLKLLNGLIQFNIENGLYEVALNMWISTKRFQSKYLVPDQIESLAKLLKDSPNLKSLDSLVEQIPKYATESQVIVDVLLEKYGTSKESISKFETLLKTVRAPLRRSTLTALFKAYVFQENEPVAEKILSNLLKSKDGATATEINAVFAKLLRQGKLQESIDMILSTDIHIAKIAYVTIFKEVVKKRSKTEQEENFLKTMCKRLMLVPRDDEVFELLTVEIVRYYSTHISNRAAKKIFINIDKFTAKSSIAVDKQNIKFNFVKVGIPNRFRELLVLLPSSKLQCLDVITKRALQEEDASTIVWAVDEYRYQNLEIKDVLQHIQKMDENKFLNSIIRDDIM; from the coding sequence ATGCTACGACGCACGGCTCCTCTATTTTCACGACTGGGAGTATATGTGCGACGTTTTGTGTATTCGTCTCCTCAAATAACGAAAACTGTAGGTCCAATATTGGAGCCTCTTCCAGTAAGTGAGAAGAAGTATGAGGCCAAGTATGAACGATTGCAAACTGTATTTACTTTGCTTAAAAGTAAAAAGACTCTTTCACTGAGTGTGGCACGTATAAATCAAATCTACTTGAAGTCTGGTCGGACCTTCGTGGAAGATTTGTTGGAGATCCCAGGAACAAACATCTATCCATTCTTGTTTCATTACTATAAGCATTCGTCATCCATACGGACTTTATTGCTTGATGGACTTGTCAAGTTGATAATAGAGGGTAAAATTGATTCTGCAGTAGAACTTATCGACCACATGAGAGTAGGTAAAATCATCCCAGTCCAAGCCAGTGTGattttgttcaatatcCATCTTAACAAGAGCTCTCAAGATACCAGTaagagaagacaagaattAGGCAAACTTTTGATATGGCAGACGGTTCTGACTGGAGATGTTCTTGCAGCAGCGTCGTATTTAATTCAGTTTGCCGAAGCCGAAATAAGTGTAGATCCAGAAGTTGTGAAGATAGTTTTGAGATCTATAGCCGTGCATCATGATTCAAACTATTTGTATTGTTGTCATGCTATCCACAGATTACTTGATGTTTATGGGGCAACCGTATTATCCTCTGCAGATTCATTACTGGCACTAGAGATGCTTCAGCAAAAGCCACAGGCTCTTTTCTATGCAAATTGGTTTTTCCAGAGAATACCGAAGCTAGAAGAACTCTTTCAGTCCAACCCTCACAAGTTTCTCAAATTATTAAACGGTTTGATTcaattcaatattgaaaatggtCTTTACGAAGTGGCATTGAACATGTGGATTTCTACCAAAAGATTCCAGAGCAAGTACTTGGTTCCAGACCAAATCGAATCATTAGCCAAGCTCTTGAAAGATCTGCCAAATTTGAAGTCTTTAGACAGCTTAGTAGAACAGATTCCCAAATATGCCACTGAAAGTCAAGTCATCGTCGATGTCTTATTGGAAAAGTATGGAACTTCTAAAGAATCGATTTCCAAATTTGAAACTCTTCTCAAAACAGTCAGAGCTCCATTAAGGAGACTGACCTTAACAGCATTGTTCAAAGCAtatgttttccaagaaaatgAGCCAGTTGCAGAAAaaattcttctgaatcttctcAAGTCGAAAGATGGGGCTACGGCTACCGAAATAAATGCTGTCTTTGCAAAGTTATTGAGACAAGGCAAATTACAGGAAAGTATCGATATGATCTTATCCACAGATATCCACATAGCCAAGATTGCCTACGTGACTATATTTAAAGAAGTGGTCAAGAAAAGGTCTAAAACggaacaagaagagaatttTTTGAAGACAATGTGCAAGAGACTCATGTTAGTTCCCAGAGATGATGAGGTATTTGAGTTGCTCACTGTGGAGATTGTACGATACTATTCAACTCATATCAGCAACCGGGCAGCGAAAAAGATATTCATAAACATCGACAAGTTCACAGCAAAGTCACTGATTGCCGTAGACAAACAGAACATCAAGTTTAATTTCGTAAAAGTAGGAATACCGAACAGGTTCAGAGAGTTGTTGGTTCTTTTACCTCTGAGCAAACTTCAGTGTCTTGATGTGATTACGAAAAGAGCACttcaggaagaagatgcaAGCACCATAGTTTGGGCTGTAGATGAGTACCGCTACCAGAACCTAGAGATCAAAGATGTCCTTCAACATATACAGAAGATGGACGAGAACAAGTTTCTCAACAGCATAATACGAGACGATATCATGTAA
- the RCY1 gene encoding F-box protein: endocytic membrane traffic, recycling ReCYcling 1 yields the protein MAQVIWNADIDVYNPQVIPSPIARNVAKYLSIPDLLSFSKVSRNAYKAANDPLTWIARLKAMELWDSAEIPPKDRPLKSSDFHNLDNPLLCLDKIYRTSKGAKIQVLKIHKSLSPYYNDIQLNKPYDRLRIFKDFQSPEDQAKILSNLLVYSNIDFNDDSRTLVQEKITALFEIFENALLRELEIHFDLQDYEKTRRFMNILIDLKNQQTLIDFFLQKSIFDNEESEIFNLESFDTTKYFILDPEDFHQTRHIINEEAFTGLTQELAHVFNEQSHIIDLIFPQTVPMMYKVSEELVSNQLAELLLILIEGSKKPGLYLTLVPYLYEKITIDFLKLLNPSENIGPNYNHLLKELIDMSFESFVVDYTREEIQYFKNTTNDKLLDWKREITKREAETTMNILKHVKAETKSDFLTSFKKVFTISNSSGSKEAESEQQNYSEIQAKAKILSENIKSLTKIFSPELILETLNDAKTSLHKLLKFRDFSIASLKNDIFASMQDIFINVMDTIGNEHLKPGFNKGLEYLQTYNPSSKTYSESHNESFVEPLVLFFELINMADLIIQMVDIFYKEEMIKKNIVKRENSILNPSLQNKKKLEGLVDKYVADGLNVGVEVLVNEIDNVFKNNHTNDYNPSADTPPNFGPTETAHKAVQILEENIDLLVDSADSSIVEVFQQEIAERFFQVIVKNLKKSTISVAGATNLISDINLYYDFIIAHIRSNKRLIVPLYQALKKVGNIYLIGGDDAKAIGKLVSDLSKFNGIFGQEEIYEFVQRRQDWPIIKRHVEKVMYGFGLGDCSIV from the coding sequence ATGGCTCAGGTTATATGGAATGCGGATATCGATGTATACAATCCGCAGGTAATTCCGAGTCCAATTGCCCGGAACGTCGCGAAGTACCTTTCAATTCCGGATTTGCTACTGTTTTCCAAGGTTTCCCGAAATGCTTACAAGGCAGCCAATGATCCGCTCACATGGATCGCCCGATTGAAGGCAATGGAATTATGGGATTCTGCCGAGATACCACCGAAAGACAGACCTCTTAAGTCGTCAGATTTTCACAATTTGGACAATCCACTATTATGCTTGGATAAGATATATAGAACAAGCAAAGGAGCCAAGATACAAGTGCTAAAGATCCACAAATCACTTAGTCCGTACTATAACGATATACAATTGAACAAGCCTTATGATCGACTTCGAATTTTCAAGGATTTCCAGAGCCCCGAGGACCAGGCTAAGATTCTTAGTAACTTGCTAGTATATAGCAATATTGATTTCAATGACGATTCTCGAACTTtagttcaagaaaagatcaCAGCACTAtttgaaatctttgaaaatgCGCTATTGCGTGAATTGGAGATCCACTTTGATCTTCAGGACTACGAAAAGACTAGACGGTTCATGAATATCTTGATAGACTTAAAGAACCAGCAGACATTGATAGACTTTTTCTTACAGAAGAGTATTTTTGACAACGAAGAAAGTGAGATTTTTAATTTGGAGTCGTTTGATACGACCAAGTATTTCATTTTGGATCCCGAAGATTTCCACCAAACGAGACATATTATCAACGAGGAAGCATTTACAGGACTAACACAAGAACTAGCCCATGTATTCAACGAGCAATCGCATATTATCGATCTTATATTTCCCCAGACGGTTCCTATGATGTATAAGGTCAGTGAAGAATTAGTATCTAACCAATTGGCAGAATTACTTTTGATCTTGATAGAGGGATCCAAGAAGCCAGGACTCTATTTGACTTTAGTTCCATATTTGTATGAGAAAATCACTATTGATTTCCTTAAGTTGCTCAACCCGAGCGAAAATATCGGTCCCAACTACAATCACCTTCTCAAGGAGTTGATAGATATGCTGTTTGAGTCTTTTGTAGTAGACTACACAAGAGAAGAGATCCAATACTTCAAAAATACGACGAACGATAAGCTTCTTGACTGGAAGAGAGAGATAACCAAGAGAGAAGCAGAAACAACGATGAATATCTTGAAACATGTGAAAGCAGAAACGAAAAGCGATTTCTTAACCAGTTTCAAGAAAGTGTTCACTATCAGCAACTCCTCTGGAAGTAAAGAGGCTGAAAGTGAACAACAGAACTATTCTGAAATCCAGGCTAAAGCGAAGATCTTATCGGAGAACATAAAGTCTCTTAcgaaaattttcagtcCTGAGTTGATTCTTGAGACATTGAATGACGCCAAGACGTCTCTACACAAGTTGCTCAAGTTCCGAGACTTTTCTATTGCttcgttgaagaatgaCATTTTTGCGTCAATGCAAgacattttcatcaatgtTATGGACACCATTGGCAATGAGCATTTGAAACCAGGTTTCAATAAAGGGTTGGAATACTTACAAACATACAATCCCAGCTCAAAAACATATTCTGAATCGCACAACGAATCGTTTGTAGAGCCATTGGTGTTGTTCTTTGAGTTGATCAATATGGCTGATCTCATCATCCAGATGGTGGATATCTTTTACAAGGAAGAgatgatcaagaagaacattgTCAAACGAGAAAACTCCATTCTCAATCCCTCGTTGcagaacaaaaagaaacttgaaggatTAGTGGATAAGTACGTGGCTGATGGACTAAATGTAGGAGTAGAAGTCTTGGTAAACGAGATAGACAAtgtgttcaagaacaaccATACCAACGACTACAATCCTTCTGCCGATACTCCACCCAATTTTGGCCCCACAGAAACAGCACACAAGGCAGTACAAATTCTAGAAGAGAATATCGACTTGTTGGTAGATAGCGCAGATTCTTCgattgttgaagttttccAGCAAGAAATCGCAGAGAGATTCTTTCAAGTAATcgtgaagaatttgaagaagagtacCATCTCCGTAGCCGGAGCTACCAACTTGATATCCGACATCAATTTGTACTATGACTTCATTATAGCACATATCCGATCCAACAAACGACTCATTGTGCCATTATACCAGgcgttgaagaaggtggGCAACATCTACTTGATTGGCGGTGACGATGCTAAAGCCATAGGAAAGTTGGTCAGTGACTTGTCTAAGTTCAACGGTATATTCGGTCAGGAAGAGATCTACGAGTTTGTACAGAGACGTCAAGACTGGCCCATAATCAAGAGACATGTGGAGAAGGTAATGTATGGCTTTGGTCTTGGAGACTGTAGCATTGTATAG
- a CDS encoding predicted protein, whose product MFICIARTLARSPVRRLGRPVRLNLRIAYSSKTKPHPTTSKEEEPTFFEENSENNKNSIPFKDKLSSFIVNFIKQESQALASSFDNDLLYGNAIDVNTDYSIILEPQLQSEIDNALDNYNKLFILLSHNPISIPAQAYLHFLEKIDTPLDSKLRSLLLKRLLYHQQYETCWRICIDTYTSLTDIEDFIDLAAVSLRENNNSTFGLNSLLVASHSQVFNQRLHNHILDTLSFKFKIPRPDLEHKLSFYDELQTMQTLEDLALFRENNGSYMSNDVDYEVMYLRKHISLIRSDTSIKVSDCYGLLHERENLVRMPGWLSFISPSFLGSTTLNNAVGSLVSTPSISTKIVESINHILRTNKHIGLNEADVVYILNSQANIKAYNIYSLYIASNPSLPNKRIVNLLMAQVILQLHYVQIRSILFRHYQVLDDDVLVEALVRVLGESTKDFEEIIGKLFKNSTFSQSLTISTTIVDLAVNSGYSVSQIERMLLIFHGFDKSGKLLGNLLKSETLSSYSEQQHIELYSKLIMAPEISSTKTLLELNRCILRRGLIEETLISGILERVLNSTLRKDFILARARDSKRKLPQGFQRIHMLANVSERANFHNSLRALGQTYSLLGAKDMARVVDITSNYIFSRHFTFCRDKFGRDYLINNVVSEMMRFVERESRTKPKETIFKVRDLLTELKSDSKVIRCHLFRMMVREDPSKAIQLLQFYSDNKSSLAGIIPYMISGILSTEKLEKNRKLQVLDRFLSELVVLGYRHRITQKTGHELVRLLKQDSVSGKALTPQSVSWILEFSRNNKALNRVLQVHFRRDKKNTL is encoded by the coding sequence ATGTTCATTTGCATAGCTAGGACTTTGGCTCGAAGTCCCGTGCGACGTTTAGGGCGACCGGTTCGACTAAATTTGCGAATAGCatattcttccaaaacCAAACCGCATCCAACTACTTctaaggaagaagaacctactttctttgaagaaaactCCGAAAATAACAAGAATAGTATTCCATTCAAAGACAAGTTGTCAAGCTTTATAGTTAACTTCATTAAGCAAGAGTCGCAGGCATTGGCATCTTCATTTGACAACGATCTTCTCTATGGAAATGCCATAGATGTCAATACAGACTACAGTATCATTCTCGAGCCACAACTTCAGAGCGAAATAGACAATGCCTTGGATAACTACAACAAGCTCTTTATACTATTGTCACATAACCCGATATCCATTCCTGCTCAGGCATATTTGCATTTTTTGGAGAAAATTGACACTCCCCTAGATCTGAAACTTAGGTctcttttgttgaagagactTCTATACCACCAGCAGTATGAAACGTGCTGGCGGATTTGCATAGACACATATACTTCTTTGACtgatattgaagatttcatAGACTTGGCAGCTGTAAGTTTAAGGGAGAACAACAATTCCACCTTTGGGCTAAATCTGCTTCTTGTTGCTTCCCATTCTCAGGTGTTCAACCAGAGACTTCATAACCATATACTTGACACCCTAagtttcaagttcaagattcCTCGTCCAGATCTTGAACATAAATTGAGTTTCTATGACGAGCTCCAGACGATGCAGACCCTAGAAGATTTGGCGTTATTTAGGGAGAATAATGGGCTGTATATGTCAAATGATGTCGACTACGAAGTCATGTATTTACGAAAACACATTCTGCTCATCCGGAGCGATACAAGCATAAAAGTGAGCGACTGCTACGGTTTGCTTCACGAAAGAGAAAACTTGGTTAGAATGCCAGGTTGGCTCAGTTTCATTTCACCATCATTCTTGGGATCCACGACATTGAATAATGCTGTAGGATCTTTAGTCTCAACCCCATCCATATCTACGAAAATCGTAGAAAGCATCAATCACATATTGAGGACAAACAAACATATTGGACTCAACGAAGCTGATGTCGTGTACATACTTAATTCACAGGCCAATATTAAGGCCTACAACATCTACCTGTTATATATTGCATCCAATCCCCTGTTGCCCAACAAGCGGATTGTCAACCTTCTCATGGCACAAGTTATTTTACAACTACATTACGTTCAGATTCGGTCGATACTCTTTCGTCACTACCAAGTCCTAGACGACGATGTCTTGGTTGAGGCATTGGTAAGAGTATTGGGAGAGTCTACtaaagactttgaagagattATAGGTaaactcttcaagaactctaCTTTTTCACAATCACTAACAATTTCTACTACTATTGTCGACTTAGCTGTTAACTCTGGCTACTCGGTGTCACAGATTGAGCGAATGTTGCTCATTTTCCACGGGTTCGACAAGTCTGGCAAGTTGTTAGGAAACTTACTCAAGTCTGAGACACTCCTGTCATATTCTGAACAACAACATATAGAACTATACTCCAAATTAATCATGGCACCAGAGATTAGCTCGACCAAGACGCTACTTGAATTGAACCGTTGTATACTTCGCCGTGGTTTGATTGAGGAGACGTTGATAAGTGGCATTCTTGAACGAGTACTCAATAGCACCCTACGAAAAGATTTCATCTTGGCAAGAGCTCGCGatctgaaaagaaaacttcCCCAGGGTTTCCAACGTATTCACATGTTAGCCAATGTGAGTGAGCGAGCCAATTTCCACAACTCACTCAGAGCCTTGGGCCAGACCTATTCTCTCTTAGGTGCTAAAGACATGGCACGAGTTGTGGACATCACCAGCAACTATATCTTCTCGCGCCACTTCACGTTTTGTAGAGACAAGTTTGGGCGTGATTACTTGATTAATAATGTCGTATCTGAGATGATGCGATTTGTAGAACGAGAATCACGTACAAAGCCGAAAGAAACGATTTTCAAAGTCAGAGACTTGTTAACAGAGTTGAAGAGCGACTCCAAGGTGATCCGGTGCCATTTGTTCAGAATGATGGTAAGAGAGGATCCTTCAAAGGCGATACAGTTGCTTCAGTTCTACAGTGACAACAAGTCCAGCTTGGCTGGGATCATACCGTATATGATTTCGGGAATTCTTTCTAcagagaagttggagaagaatcGCAAACTTCAGGTTCTAGATCGATTCCTTTCTGAGCTTGTGGTTTTGGGATACAGGCATAGAATTACGCAGAAGACGGGCCACGAGTTGGTGAGACTCTTGAAACAGGATAGTGTTTCAGGCAAAGCGCTTACGCCGCAGCTGGTGAGCTGGATTCTTGAGTTTTCACGTAACAATAAGGCTCTTAACAGAGTGCTACAAGTACATTTCCGCAGAGACAAAAAGAACACGTTGTAA
- the YOX2 gene encoding Homeodomain protein (Homeobox; Homeodomain protein that binds leu-tRNA gene. acts as a repressor at early cell cycle boxes (ECBs) to restrict their activity to the M/G1 phase of the cell cycle.~go_component nucleus~go_function DNA binding; transcription factor activity~go_component nucleus~go_function DNA binding; transcription factor activity) — protein sequence MLRDGECFRYLDSSAVLKYSIQNLFDNAVEKASEKKRTFLDHDAQPQEFHLRSVMISITCSTNLSSKVALGDKALVRKRRRKIHSPEIRAILEKEFSLDPSPSRAHRKSIAVRCNMSTSEVRIWFANRRNRFKRYQ from the exons ATGCTTCGAGATGGAGAATGCTTCAG ATACTTGGACCTGCTGGCGGTCTTGAAGTATAGTATTCAAAACTTGTTCGACAATGCCGTTGAAAAGGCGtctgagaagaagaggacgTTTCTAGACCATGATGCGCAGCCTCAAGAGTTTCATCTCAGGTCCGTCATGATCTCAATTACTTGTTCTACAAACTTATCATCAAAAGTAGCATTAGGCGACAAAGCCTTGGTCCGAAAGAGAAGACGCAAGATACACAGTCCAGAGATACGAGCTATTCTCGAAAAAGAATTTTCCCTCGATCCTTCACCAAGCCGAGCTCATAGAAAATCCATTGCAGTCAGATGTAATATGTCTACATCAGAAGTTCGTATATGG TTTGCAAACCGCAGAAATAGATTCAAGAGATACCAATAA
- the MATa2 gene encoding mating locus regulatory protein produces MSSSFSFSFPKVNRGTSTGSSVKQLACASSFPLVSTNSSKRDSDFLTHENPSSLLKKSRSRNDTFRSRNSFIVARNIITNLMPSDLKTFRDLAKTVSSIWKKSPRQFQEYFQYLSLVEASWYEKSTGTIRSAPPAFKHSEYRQLCRSSYYTKSKRDSAPKQSADSFKDKFRVTKVKRERNKGRSQTGAFKIKTSSVNCSLGIFTEDMYK; encoded by the exons ATGAGTTCCAgcttttcattttcgttcCCAAAGGTCAATCGCGGTACTTCGACTGGCTCCTCTGTCAAGCAATTGGCTTGTGCTAGCAGTTTTCCGTTGGTTTCCACCAATTCTAGCAAAAGAGACTCAGATTTCTTAACTCACGAGAATCCCAGCTCTTTGCTTAAGAAGAGTCGTTCCAGAAATGACACCTTCAGAAGTAGGAACAGCTTCATAGTTGCCAGAAATATCATCACGAACTTGATGCCATCCGATCTCAAGACCTTCCGGGACCTTGCAAAAACGGTTTCCCTG atttggaagaagagccCCAGACAATTCCAGGAGTACTTCCAGTATCTTTCCTTGGTAGAGGCCTCTTGGTACGAGAAATCTACTGGAACAATCAGAAGTGCCCCACCAGCTTTTAAGCATTCAGAGTATCGTCAGTTGTGTCGCAGTAGCTATTATACTAAATCTAAAAGGGATAGTGCACCAAAACAGCTGGCTGATTCATTTAAAGACAAATTTCGGGTTACTAAGGtcaaaagagaaagaaacaaaggTAGAAGTCAAACAGGTGCCTTTAAGATCAAGACTAGTTCAGTTAACTGCAGTTTAGGAATTTTCACTGAGGACATGTACAAGTGA
- the PAP1 gene encoding Poly(A) polymerase PAPalpha (Polynucleotide adenylyltransferase alpha) (go_function nucleotidyltransferase activity; polynucleotide adenylyltransferase activity~go_process transcription) yields MSVRTYGVTDPISTANPTPKENSLNDALIGELRSRGSFESEQATKKRVEVLTQFQKMVQEFVFTVSKKKNMSDGMAKDAGGKVFTFGSYRLGVYGPGSDLDTLVVVPQHVSREDFFTVFAEIIRKRPELEEIVPVPDAFVPIIKIEYDGVPLDLIFACLNVPRIPLDMTLDDKNLLRNLDERDLRSLNGTRVTDEILQLVPKPTVFKHALRCIKMWAQQKAVYGNVFGFPGGVAWAMLVARICQLYPNAVSAVIVEKFFNIYTKWNWPQPVLLKPIEDGPLQVRVWNPRLYANDRLHRMPVITPAYPSMCATHNITSSTQKVILSELEKGAEVVRQINLGKKSWSDLFDRHDFFHHYKFYLCVVAATVASDEEHLKWTGLIESKLRHLVLKLEVTEGVELAHPYVKDFSDSYVLGDANPSDVIGAYGTLSGQPFLDTLAKSDDSNKGEKQIHLTKLFVGLNLQQLKSVDGVKKLNIQYPCSEFYNICKGSGFYDEAINHINIKNVKLVDLPDDVYVEGEVRPTKNSKKRKKEVSLDKQKRPKSTISTPPVSVNGSG; encoded by the coding sequence ATGAGTGTCAGAACGTATGGTGTCACTGATCCGATATCTACAGCCAACCCCACGCCCAAGGAAAACAGTCTCAATGATGCATTGATTGGTGAACTCCGCAGTCGTGGATCATTTGAGAGTGAGCAGgcaacgaagaagagagtgGAAGTCCTCACTCAATTCCAGAAAATGGTACAAGAGTTTGTGTTCACcgtttccaagaagaaaaatatGTCCGATGGGATGGCCAAGGATGCTGGAGGTAAAGTGTTTACTTTTGGGTCTTATAGATTGGGTGTTTACGGCCCAGGCTCGGATCTTGATACCTTGGTTGTCGTTCCCCAGCATGTATCGAGGGAAGACTTTTTCACTGTATTCGCCGAAATTATTCGTAAACGTCCAGAATTAGAAGAAATTGTACCTGTTCCAGACGCTTTTGTGCCAATTATTAAGATTGAGTACGATGGCGTCCCGCTTGATTTGATTTTTGCATGCTTAAATGTTCCTAGAATTCCTCTTGATATGACTTTGGACGACAAAAATCTTTTGAGAAATCTTGACGAGAGAGATTTGCGGTCCCTCAACGGAACAAGAGTCACGGATGAAATATTGCAGTTGGTACCAAAACCGACGGTATTCAAGCATGCTTTGAGATGCATCAAGATGTGGGCTCAACAGAAAGCTGTGTACGGGAATGTATTCGGGTTTCCGGGAGGGGTGGCATGGGCAATGTTGGTTGCTCGTATATGTCAATTATATCCTAATGCTGTAAGTGCTGTCATTGTTgagaaatttttcaatatctaTACAAAATGGAATTGGCCCCAGCCTGTCCTCCTTAAGCCAATCGAAGACGGACCATTGCAAGTTCGTGTATGGAACCCAAGGCTTTATGCCAATGATCGTCTTCACCGAATGCCAGTTATCACTCCAGCTTATCCTTCGATGTGTGCCACTCATAATATTACCAGCTCGACACAGAAGGTGATTTTGTCAGAGTTAGAGAAAGGTGCAGAAGTTGTACGTCAAATTAATTTGGGCAAAAAGTCCTGGTCTGATCTCTTTGATAGACACGATTTCTTTCATCATTACAAATTCTATCTATGTGTAGTTGCAGCAACAGTGGCCTCGGACGAAGAACATCTAAAGTGGACGGGTTTGATTGAGAGTAAGTTAAGGCATTTGGTCCTCAAACTTGAGGTCACAGAAGGTGTAGAGTTGGCACATCCATACGTAAAAGACTTTTCCGACTCGTACGTACTTGGAGATGCAAACCCCTCTGATGTCATTGGGGCGTATGGAACCTTGTCTGGTCAACCATTTTTAGATACACTTGCCAAAAGCGATGATAGCAATAAAGGTGAGAAGCAGATCCACCTCACCAAACTCTTTGTTGGATTGaatcttcaacagcttAAGTCGGTGGACGGAGTAAAGAAATTAAATATCCAATATCCATGTTCAGAGTTCTACAATATTTGCAAGGGATCTGGATTTTATGACGAAGCTATAAACCATATCAATATTAAGAATGTGAAACTTGTTGACCTTCCTGATGACGTTTACGTTGAAGGGGAAGTGAGACCTACTAAAAACAGCAAAAAGAGGAAAAAGGAAGTTAGCCTTGACAAGCAGAAGCGCCCAAAAAgtacaatttcaactccCCCAGTATCTGTTAACGGGTCTGGTTGA